A portion of the Rhizoctonia solani chromosome 6, complete sequence genome contains these proteins:
- a CDS encoding Retrotransposable element Tf2 protein — MDPIKTLIDLGATSNFISPTLVEKLKIPKTLLKNPWVVRMLDGTISQTGQIWHQVQLTVLANGHPHTIPFLVCPIGNTLAILGMTWLTTEAPLINWQQGLVTFPKQVQIASEEEADPDPLANLPPQYHKFAKVFGKEEFKVLPPHRDYDICYNLLTYTTRFG, encoded by the coding sequence ATGGATCCCATCAAGACTCTCATTGATTTGGGTGCTACCTCCAATTTCATATCTCCTACTCTAGTAGAAAAattaaaaatcccaaaaaccctactcaaaaatccatgggtagtgagaatgttagatggtactatatcccagactggtcaaatttggcaccaggtacaACTCAcagttttggccaatggccatccccacactATCCcattccttgtttgccccataggcaacaccctggcaatccttggcatgacttggttaacaACAGAAGCTCCTCTCAtcaattggcaacagggtcTAGTCACCTTCCCCAAACAAGTACAAATtgcctcagaagaagaagctgacccAGACCCCTTGGCCAACCTTCCCCCACAGTatcacaagtttgccaaggtttttggcaaagaagaattcaaggtcttACCCCCCCATAGGGATTATGACATTTGTTACAAtctccttacctataccaccAGATTTGGatga
- a CDS encoding Retrotransposon gag protein encodes MPEPPTYCWHTTSGLEPEPTLVTLLEAITALSATVGSLQDQIKSHNKQITRLLAICRETNNLVSNGDQKGTQGKPGPPTGPITPPTHTGGEANTPGTIRLGLRDPFHPIRSTVGYNSEEEHPREERPRKIKKEPCGLTGDLRALTPVSSGADTKCPKMELPDPFKGDIRGQKAVQWLDWMLLWGALHWDQFEEDKQMIVWILYHLEDKAANWSLPIIATIIKGKANAPTIIPSMTACFKEAFEDPDAKQATAQKIATLTQTASTAEYVTKFHNLIAELDWNKETYIAQFTHSLHWKVKELLL; translated from the exons atgccggagcctccgacctattg ttggcatacaacaTCAGGgctggaaccagagccaaccCTTGTcactctccttgaggctatcacagccctctcagccacagttgggtccctgcaggaccaaatcaaatcccACAACAAACAAATCACACGACTCCTTGCCATATGTAGGGAGACCAACAACTTGGTCAGCAATGGGGATCAAAAAGGAACCCAAGGCAAGCCTGGCCCACcaactgggcctatcactccccccactcatacagggggagaagccaACACTCCAGGCACAATTAGGCTGGGGCTCAGGGATCCCTTCCACCCAATTAGAAGCACAGTTGGTTACaactcagaggaagaacacCCCAGGGAGGAAAGGCCAAGAAAGATcaaaaaggagccttgcGGATTGACTGGGGATCTAAGGGCCCTCACCCCAGTCAGTTCAGGAGCAGACACCAAGTGCCCCAAGATGGAACTGCCAGACCCCTTCAAAGGGGACATAAGGGGACAAAAAGCAGTACAATGGCTTGATTGGATGTTGTTATGGGGTGCCCTCCACTGGGACCAATTTGAAGAAGACAAACAAATGATTGtctggatcctctaccaccTGGAGGACAAAGCTGCCAATTGGTCTCTACCCATCATTGcaaccatcatcaagggcaaggccAATGCCCCTACCATCATACCCTCCATGACAGCCTGCTTCAAGGAGGCTTTTGAggacccagatgccaaacaaGCCACTGCACAAAAAATAGCCACCCTCACCCAGACTGCCTCCACAGCAGAATATGTAACCAAGTTCCATAACCTCATTGCAgaactagactggaacaaggagacTTATATAGCCCAATTCACACACAGTCTTCATTGGAAGGTCAAAGAGCTCCTGTTGTAG
- a CDS encoding Retrotransposon-derived protein PEG10, whose translation MSPSALKSAHVATSTYDNIMTRQLLSTKDNIPEELEVIFAAAIKIDNTHCKNKENHPKKQSAKSLATMATSTSPIIPLLTTHDYTCYPPNLGLGQHATTCTGHVTVSRTSTTTTRVQLLEDPNYVTLEERDYWQANRLCVKCGQKGHGIKQCPNGWKATIKESAKVGQDKLEKE comes from the exons atgtccccatctgcgcttaaatcagcacatgtagccacctccacctatgacaacatcatgacac gacagctCCTCTCTACCAAGGATAACATCCCAGAAGAGCTTGAGGTCATCTTTGCTGCGGctatcaaaattgacaacacccactgcaaaaacaaggagaaccatCCAAAGAAGCAGTCAGCTAAGTCCTTGGCCACcatggccacctccact agccctattattcctctgctgacaacccatgattacacctgctaccccccaaatttgggcttgggccagcatgcaaccacttgtactggtcatgtgaccgtgtccaggacatccaccactaccaccagggtccAACTCCtggaggaccccaactacgtcacactggaggaaagggattATTGGCAAGCCAACAGGTTGTGTGTCAAATGTGGCCAGAAGGgacatggcatcaaacaatgccccaatggctggaaggccacaatAAAAGAATCTGCCAAGGTTGGCCAGGACAAGTTGGAAAAAGAATAA